The following proteins come from a genomic window of Candidatus Obscuribacter sp.:
- the lysC gene encoding lysine-sensitive aspartokinase 3, whose product MIVMKFGGTSVGSQERFEQVYGLIENAGKKDAPPLVVVSAMSGVTNALIEAANLAVRRNLDGALEQIEMVRQKHISAIQGLLSKDKVDELLQYLNEHLAELESVLRGINYLGELSKRSVDAVSSVGELLSSRVLAEYAESRGMKVRWLDARKIVITDDTFGKANPDWAEIDNRAAEIKALNKQGFTVITQGFIGSTHDGVTTTLGRGGSDYSASIIGVAAGASIIEIWTDVDGMMTADPRVVKNARPISEVSFQEASELAYFGAKVLHPLTIKPAVEKNISVKVLNTMRPESEGTLIQSRPSEAKALGDGSVCAIASKKNITALFISSPRMLMAHGFLAKVFAVFDKHQTPIDLIATSEVSLSLTIDSTESLEAIKEDLQELGELQIQDDTAIVTVVGRQFRERSGIAGEVFSALRDVNILVISGGASEINLSFLVMAKDADRAVCQLHDHFFGD is encoded by the coding sequence ATGATCGTAATGAAGTTTGGTGGTACCTCCGTGGGCTCGCAAGAGCGCTTTGAGCAGGTATACGGACTAATAGAAAATGCTGGCAAAAAAGACGCACCGCCACTGGTGGTAGTGTCAGCGATGTCGGGCGTGACAAATGCCCTTATCGAGGCAGCCAACCTGGCGGTCAGACGTAATCTCGACGGCGCCCTCGAACAAATCGAGATGGTCAGACAAAAACATATCAGTGCTATCCAGGGCTTGCTCAGCAAAGATAAAGTCGACGAGCTGTTGCAATATCTCAACGAGCATTTAGCAGAATTAGAATCAGTCCTGCGTGGCATCAATTATCTTGGCGAGTTATCCAAGCGCTCAGTCGATGCCGTAAGCTCAGTCGGTGAGCTACTCTCATCTCGCGTACTGGCCGAGTATGCCGAGAGCCGCGGCATGAAAGTACGCTGGCTCGATGCTCGCAAAATAGTAATCACAGATGATACCTTTGGCAAAGCCAATCCTGATTGGGCTGAAATCGATAACCGTGCAGCCGAAATCAAAGCGCTAAACAAACAAGGCTTTACAGTAATTACTCAAGGTTTTATTGGCTCCACCCATGATGGCGTCACTACAACTCTGGGACGCGGCGGATCAGACTATAGCGCATCAATCATTGGTGTCGCAGCTGGTGCCAGCATTATCGAGATCTGGACCGATGTAGACGGCATGATGACTGCCGATCCCCGCGTAGTCAAAAACGCCAGACCGATTTCAGAAGTGTCCTTCCAGGAAGCATCCGAACTTGCTTACTTTGGTGCAAAAGTATTGCACCCTCTGACCATTAAACCAGCTGTCGAAAAGAACATCTCGGTCAAAGTCTTAAACACGATGAGACCAGAGAGCGAAGGCACACTAATACAGAGCAGACCAAGTGAAGCAAAAGCACTCGGAGATGGCTCTGTATGCGCTATCGCCAGCAAAAAAAATATCACCGCACTCTTTATCAGCTCGCCGCGCATGCTCATGGCTCACGGCTTTTTGGCAAAAGTATTTGCTGTGTTTGATAAGCACCAGACTCCAATCGATTTGATTGCCACATCAGAGGTATCCCTCTCACTGACAATTGACTCCACTGAGAGCCTGGAAGCAATCAAAGAAGACTTGCAAGAGCTAGGCGAGCTGCAAATCCAGGACGACACAGCTATCGTCACAGTGGTTGGTCGTCAATTTAGAGAGCGCAGCGGTATCGCAGGCGAAGTATTTAGCGCACTCAGAGACGTAAATATCCTGGTCATCTCAGGCGGTGCCTCCGAGATTAACCTGAGCTTCCTGGTCATGGCTAAAGACGCTGACCGAGCTGTCTGCCAGTTGCATGACCATTTCTTTGGGGATTAG
- the lspA gene encoding signal peptidase II — protein sequence MSGTLQKSCSKFKKIELALLGSAAALAFALDRASKVWALATLPLHQSVPGLGIIFNYYLVKNTGAAFSMGKDNSAVVLCIALATTLGLTAWALVRLKNCPVPQYLERAGAGLIIGSSLGNLFDRFFHGQVTDFIQFGFIDFPVFNVADALIDVGIALIFIQQFRSSKAPANGCDKPDAKTATSTDSLTTTTTTSEPES from the coding sequence ATGTCAGGCACGCTGCAAAAGTCATGCTCAAAATTCAAAAAGATTGAGCTAGCTTTACTCGGCAGCGCAGCAGCTCTAGCTTTTGCCCTGGACCGTGCTAGCAAAGTCTGGGCCCTGGCCACCTTGCCTTTGCATCAGAGTGTGCCTGGTCTCGGCATCATATTTAACTACTATCTGGTCAAAAACACAGGCGCTGCTTTTAGCATGGGCAAAGACAATAGCGCGGTTGTCTTGTGCATTGCCCTTGCCACCACCCTCGGTCTCACAGCCTGGGCCCTTGTACGCCTCAAAAACTGCCCCGTGCCGCAGTATCTAGAGAGAGCTGGAGCGGGTCTTATCATCGGTTCTTCATTGGGCAATTTATTCGATCGTTTTTTTCACGGTCAGGTCACTGATTTTATTCAGTTTGGCTTTATTGACTTTCCCGTCTTTAATGTAGCCGATGCCCTTATCGATGTCGGCATCGCGCTCATCTTTATCCAGCAGTTTAGGTCCAGCAAAGCCCCTGCCAATGGATGCGATAAACCAGACGCAAAAACAGCCACAAGCACTGACTCATTAACAACAACGACAACAACAAGCGAGCCCGAGTCATGA
- a CDS encoding bifunctional nuclease family protein, with the protein MIEMFVFGIAIDQKTNHPIVVLYDSTKRRALPIWIGVPEARSITLALEKAKQPRPGTHDLLLTTILSLGHKVDRIEINELASDTYFATIFIKSADGKKGEGSIKTIDSRPSDAIALALRAKAPIFVSAQVVADGTVPADHERDEEEALEFKKFIEGLKASDFKTTGGSDKS; encoded by the coding sequence ATGATTGAAATGTTTGTCTTTGGTATTGCCATCGACCAAAAAACGAATCACCCCATCGTGGTGCTCTATGACAGCACTAAGAGGCGGGCTTTGCCAATCTGGATCGGTGTGCCCGAGGCCCGGAGCATTACACTTGCTCTTGAAAAGGCTAAGCAGCCGCGTCCCGGGACCCATGATTTGCTTCTGACGACGATATTGTCGCTCGGCCACAAGGTCGACCGTATCGAGATTAACGAGTTGGCATCTGATACTTACTTTGCCACTATCTTTATCAAGAGTGCTGATGGCAAAAAGGGTGAGGGCAGCATCAAGACCATCGACTCTCGCCCATCCGATGCTATTGCTCTGGCTTTGAGGGCTAAAGCCCCTATTTTTGTCTCGGCTCAGGTGGTGGCGGATGGTACAGTGCCAGCCGATCATGAGCGCGACGAAGAAGAAGCGCTTGAATTCAAGAAGTTTATTGAAGGGCTCAAAGCCTCGGATTTTAAAACTACCGGCGGCTCAGATAAGTCTTAG
- a CDS encoding cytochrome c, producing MSEEIKRIDAVKNAQRERAQEGSTNLTGEVLFVRSCNTCHPGGQAGMGPSLENIATKFAKDDELKAFIRKGKGIMPAQPVDVINDQELDNLVGYLRQLEFEPKK from the coding sequence ATGTCTGAGGAAATAAAACGCATCGACGCAGTCAAAAATGCTCAAAGGGAGCGGGCCCAGGAGGGCTCTACCAACCTCACTGGTGAGGTGCTTTTTGTGCGCAGTTGCAATACCTGTCACCCTGGCGGTCAGGCGGGAATGGGTCCCAGTCTGGAAAATATCGCCACCAAGTTTGCCAAAGATGATGAACTCAAAGCCTTTATCCGCAAGGGCAAAGGCATTATGCCGGCTCAGCCAGTGGATGTGATCAATGATCAAGAGCTGGACAATCTGGTCGGTTACTTGCGTCAGTTAGAGTTTGAGCCCAAAAAATAA
- a CDS encoding RluA family pseudouridine synthase gives MTELVVLAEDASGKPRLDTFISDKLPELSRSRVQKLIEQGQVLVNGDIARAGLKLRAGDIIAISIPQPEPLDAVAEDIPLDIVYEDEHLLVINKPAGMVTHPGAGVNNGTLVNAVLHHAAGSLSSIGGVVRPGIVHRLDKDTSGLIMVAKDDLTHIGLSAQLKQKTARRSYLALVEGKPADESGTINLPLGRHPTKRKEMTVMRPDTPGISREAITHYKVVKRFSKYTLLAMELETGRTHQIRVHLAHLNLPIVGDLIYNHKTSGSEQARHKLGLKGQALHAYKLSFTHPALDKLLSFEADLPDDFGKLLETLK, from the coding sequence ATGACCGAGCTTGTTGTGTTAGCTGAAGACGCCAGCGGCAAGCCGCGCCTGGATACTTTTATCAGCGACAAATTACCAGAGCTGAGCCGCTCTAGAGTACAAAAACTAATTGAGCAAGGACAAGTACTGGTCAATGGAGATATCGCTAGAGCAGGACTAAAGCTGCGAGCTGGAGATATCATCGCCATATCAATCCCCCAGCCAGAGCCACTAGATGCGGTGGCAGAGGACATCCCCCTCGATATAGTCTACGAGGACGAGCACCTGCTTGTCATCAACAAACCAGCAGGTATGGTCACTCATCCAGGCGCCGGTGTTAACAATGGCACACTGGTCAACGCCGTACTGCATCACGCAGCAGGCTCGCTCTCATCAATTGGTGGAGTGGTCAGACCAGGGATTGTGCACCGCCTCGACAAAGACACAAGCGGGCTTATCATGGTGGCCAAAGACGATCTCACCCATATAGGACTGTCAGCCCAGCTCAAACAAAAGACAGCAAGACGCTCTTACCTAGCCCTGGTCGAGGGCAAACCTGCCGACGAGAGCGGCACAATCAATCTGCCCCTGGGGCGCCACCCCACCAAGCGCAAAGAAATGACAGTGATGCGCCCAGATACACCGGGCATCTCCCGAGAGGCAATCACTCACTACAAAGTCGTCAAACGCTTTAGCAAATACACACTGCTTGCCATGGAGCTAGAGACCGGTCGGACCCATCAAATCCGCGTCCATTTAGCCCATCTAAACTTACCCATTGTTGGTGATCTTATTTACAATCACAAAACCAGCGGTAGCGAGCAAGCGCGGCACAAGCTGGGGCTTAAAGGGCAAGCCCTGCACGCCTATAAGCTTAGCTTTACCCATCCAGCACTGGATAAACTGTTATCATTTGAGGCCGACTTGCCCGATGATTTCGGTAAACTCCTTGAGACACTCAAGTAA
- the murA gene encoding UDP-N-acetylglucosamine 1-carboxyvinyltransferase, which produces MTTQAHRLDPPAKQASEHEERLIIRGGKPLHGQVRIFGAKNAVLKMMAAALLAKDVTILRNVPNLTDVHMMAEVLRHLGAKVEIGNDEVKIDATNLTEIEAPYELVSQLRASFVVLGPLLARCKEAKVSLPGGCAIGERRIDLHERGLKLLGAEVSIEHGYVYASAQKLVGTRVYLDKPSNGATENIMLAAALAEGQTIIENAAQDPEIVNLADCINAMGGKVSGAGTYQIVIDGVPVEEMHGAVVDTIPDRLEVGTFLYATMAAGGEVIIDGVAAHHIYAVIAKIHEMGAECSIYAPDSLKIKSEGRLKPIDITTVPYPGFPTDLQAPLMAVLAVAEGTSIVTETIYENRFMQVGELRRMGADIQLKANSAIVKGVPKLMGAEVKSSDLRAAASLIIAGLGAEGVTEVTGLSHLDRGYDRLEERLRSLGADIWRR; this is translated from the coding sequence ATGACGACACAAGCACATAGACTAGATCCTCCTGCCAAGCAAGCCTCCGAGCACGAAGAGCGATTAATTATCCGTGGCGGCAAACCGCTCCACGGACAAGTGAGAATCTTTGGCGCTAAAAACGCAGTACTCAAGATGATGGCAGCCGCCCTCCTCGCCAAAGATGTCACCATCCTGCGCAACGTGCCCAATCTCACCGATGTGCACATGATGGCCGAAGTGCTCCGCCACCTCGGTGCCAAAGTCGAAATCGGTAATGACGAAGTCAAAATCGACGCTACAAACCTTACAGAAATCGAAGCACCTTATGAACTCGTCAGCCAACTGAGAGCATCATTTGTTGTACTCGGACCACTACTTGCTCGCTGCAAAGAAGCCAAAGTCTCACTGCCAGGCGGTTGCGCCATCGGCGAGCGCCGCATCGATTTGCATGAGCGCGGTCTAAAACTCCTCGGAGCCGAAGTCTCCATCGAGCATGGTTATGTTTACGCATCAGCCCAAAAGCTGGTCGGCACCAGAGTCTATCTCGACAAGCCAAGCAACGGCGCCACCGAAAACATCATGCTGGCAGCTGCCCTCGCTGAAGGTCAGACCATCATCGAAAACGCTGCGCAAGATCCAGAGATCGTCAACCTCGCAGATTGCATCAACGCAATGGGCGGTAAGGTATCCGGAGCTGGCACATATCAAATCGTTATCGATGGCGTGCCAGTTGAAGAAATGCACGGCGCAGTCGTCGACACCATTCCAGACAGATTGGAAGTAGGGACTTTCCTCTACGCAACCATGGCAGCTGGTGGTGAAGTAATCATCGACGGTGTTGCTGCTCATCACATCTATGCTGTAATCGCTAAGATTCATGAGATGGGTGCTGAGTGCTCAATCTACGCTCCAGATAGTTTAAAAATCAAGAGCGAAGGTCGCCTCAAGCCAATCGATATCACCACCGTGCCTTATCCAGGCTTCCCCACAGACTTGCAAGCTCCTTTGATGGCAGTACTGGCAGTGGCTGAGGGCACCTCGATAGTGACCGAGACCATCTACGAAAACCGCTTTATGCAAGTAGGCGAACTCCGTCGCATGGGCGCTGATATCCAACTCAAAGCTAATAGCGCTATCGTCAAAGGCGTGCCCAAGCTCATGGGCGCTGAAGTAAAATCCAGCGACTTGAGAGCTGCAGCTTCCTTGATCATCGCTGGTCTCGGAGCCGAAGGCGTAACCGAAGTAACTGGCCTCAGCCACCTCGACAGAGGCTATGACCGTCTCGAAGAAAGACTGCGCTCACTCGGCGCTGACATCTGGAGACGCTAA
- a CDS encoding DUF87 domain-containing protein gives MAPKNYLGIVIQGSLSQGLEMRLDVAQSVEDLRVGRFVVVEGANTRFFSMLTDVTLSSSNPNILLNPPQADPFLMAVLSGVTTFGTVKLQPMLMLAKQDAVAQQGEEDDTMGLRPVKTVPSHFSPVYEASARDFALVFGEEDPLDSSNSHFNIGRPLNMETPVCVNLNRFIERSNGIFGKSGTGKSFLNRIFLSGIISKDLASVLVFDMHNEYGWQAMSESKSAPRVKGLKQLFGDKVVVFSLDAESSKARGIPDARELYIGYNQIEIEDLDLLKNELNLTEATLENAYIAREKLGQDWIATLLDMSGEEIEEFTQVHKGHPVALKTLQRRLNTIVQKTPYLRPRVSHNYIEEILTQIKSGKHVVLEFGRQNNLLSYMLATNIITRRIHADYVNQSERYICDPERVTPPRKLVIVIEEAHKFLSPQVAKQTIFGIIAREMRKYFVTLLIVDQRPSGIDPEILSQIGTRVTALLNDDKDIDAVFTGVSGSQTLRTVLSQMDPKQQALVLGYAVPMPVVVRTRPFDTDFYKAVAGTDWIPLKDASVEQKQAIKDKAQGANTELFG, from the coding sequence ATGGCACCCAAAAACTATCTGGGCATCGTTATCCAGGGCTCACTCTCCCAGGGTCTGGAGATGCGCCTCGACGTCGCTCAAAGTGTCGAGGATTTGAGAGTCGGACGCTTTGTCGTGGTGGAAGGCGCCAACACGCGCTTTTTTAGCATGCTCACAGACGTCACTCTGTCCTCTAGCAATCCCAATATCCTGCTCAATCCGCCTCAGGCAGACCCTTTTTTGATGGCAGTGCTCTCTGGTGTCACCACTTTTGGCACTGTCAAACTCCAGCCCATGCTTATGCTCGCCAAACAGGACGCAGTTGCCCAGCAAGGCGAGGAAGACGACACCATGGGACTGCGCCCGGTAAAAACAGTACCAAGCCACTTCTCGCCGGTCTATGAGGCTAGTGCCAGGGACTTTGCCCTGGTGTTTGGCGAGGAAGATCCCCTCGATAGCTCAAACAGCCACTTTAACATCGGCCGCCCGCTCAATATGGAGACTCCGGTCTGCGTCAATCTCAATCGATTTATCGAGCGCAGCAACGGCATCTTTGGCAAATCGGGTACGGGCAAATCATTTCTCAACCGCATCTTTTTGAGCGGCATCATCTCCAAAGATCTAGCCTCAGTCCTGGTCTTTGACATGCACAACGAATACGGCTGGCAGGCCATGTCGGAGAGCAAAAGCGCACCCAGAGTAAAAGGTCTCAAGCAACTCTTTGGCGACAAAGTAGTGGTCTTTAGCCTCGATGCTGAGTCCAGCAAAGCACGCGGTATCCCTGATGCCCGTGAGCTTTATATCGGCTACAACCAGATTGAGATAGAAGACCTCGACCTGCTCAAAAACGAACTCAACTTAACCGAAGCCACCCTCGAAAACGCCTATATCGCCAGAGAAAAACTAGGGCAGGACTGGATAGCCACTCTGCTCGATATGTCCGGCGAAGAGATAGAAGAATTTACCCAGGTGCACAAAGGTCATCCTGTCGCCTTGAAGACATTGCAGAGGCGCCTCAATACCATTGTGCAAAAGACGCCTTATTTAAGACCGCGGGTATCGCACAACTATATAGAGGAGATCCTCACCCAAATTAAGAGCGGTAAACATGTGGTGCTCGAATTTGGCAGACAAAATAATCTGCTCTCTTACATGCTTGCCACAAATATTATTACCAGACGCATCCACGCCGACTATGTCAATCAATCAGAGCGCTATATCTGCGACCCTGAGCGTGTAACGCCGCCTCGCAAGCTAGTTATAGTGATAGAAGAAGCGCATAAATTTCTCTCGCCGCAAGTAGCAAAGCAAACCATATTTGGTATTATCGCCCGCGAAATGCGCAAGTATTTTGTCACCCTGTTGATTGTCGATCAAAGACCATCCGGCATCGATCCCGAAATTTTAAGTCAAATCGGCACCAGAGTAACAGCCCTACTCAATGACGACAAAGACATAGACGCTGTCTTTACTGGAGTCTCGGGCAGCCAGACCTTGCGCACCGTGCTCTCCCAGATGGACCCCAAACAGCAAGCCCTGGTCCTCGGCTACGCTGTACCAATGCCTGTAGTGGTGCGGACAAGACCCTTTGACACAGATTTTTACAAGGCAGTGGCGGGTACTGATTGGATACCACTCAAAGACGCCTCGGTGGAGCAAAAGCAAGCAATTAAAGACAAAGCTCAGGGCGCAAATACTGAGCTATTTGGATAA